CCCACGGCCTGGGCAGCCTGAGCCTGTCGGCGGCGCTCGAGCTGAGCGCGCGGGGCCTCTCCGGCAGCGGCCGGCTCGAGGCCGAGCGGGGCAGGCTCAGCCTCTCGGGCGAGGCGGGCTGGAAGAGGCTCTTGCCGGAAGGGGTGGCGGCGCGCTTCTTGCCGGAGGGCGGGGAGAACCTGCAGGGCCTGGCGCGGCTCGACGCCTTCAACCTCGCTCACCTTCCCGCCGTGGCCGCGGCCCTGCCCGAGCTCGACGCGCCCGTGACCGGCGTGGCGCAGTTTATCGGCGACGCGGTCATCGGCCAGGTGCTCGTCCCCGAGCTCAGCGTCGCCGGCCGCGGGCTGCCCAGCGAGTTCGACTTCAGCGGCAACTGGCAAGAGGTCGAACTGAGAGGGCGCCTGGGCCACAGCCGCGCCACCCTCACCTACGGCAGGGGGCGGCTCGCGGGCCTGGTCAATCTGGAGGGCTTCCCCCTGGAGAGCCTGGTCGAGGCGCGCTTCGGCCCCTCCGGCGTCACGGCCGGCGTCACCGGCCTGGTCCGCTTCGACCTGCCGCTTGACGACCTCGCCAGGAGCGACGTGCGCCTCGCCAGCGAGCGCATCCGCCTGGCGAGGGGCGGCGTCGTCTCCGAGGGCGAGCTGGCCCTGCGCTACGACGAGACCGGGCTGGTCCTGGAGACGGCCGAGTTTCGCGGCGCGGGCCTGTGGCAGGCGGGCGGGCGGCTCGGGCCGGACGGCCTCGACTTCAGCCTGCGGGCCGAGGACGCCGACTTCGGCCCGCTCCTGGCGCTCCTCTTGCCGCTCGCCGGGCAGGGACCGGGGCTGCGGGGTTCCTTGGACCTGCACCTCGCCGGGACGGCGGATGCGCCCACCCTGACGGCGCGTAGCCCGCGCCTCGAGGTCTCGCTCGGCGGGGCGCGCTACCGGCTGGCGGAGACCGAGCTCGAGGTCACGGAGGGGCAGGTCGCGGGCAGGAGCCGGCTCGAGGGGGTCCAACCCGGGGGCGGCGCGCTCGAGCTCAGCGTCGGCGGCAGACTCGGGCTCTTTCCGCTCGCGGCCGGCGACTTCGAGCTGAGCTTCGCGGGCAGCGCCGCGCTGCCCGTCGTCGGCCTCATCGACGGCCTCCAAGGCCGGGTCCTGAACGCCGGAGGGGACTGGCGGCTCGAGAGCGAGGGGCGGCTGGGCGAGCCTTTCACGCTCTCCGGCAGCCTGGTGCCCTTGGACCTCAGCCTGACGGGCCGGCACTTAGCGCTGGCCGCGCCGCGCTACTACCTCCTCGAGAGCGAGCTGGACGCCGACCTGAGGCTGCGCTACGGGGACGGCTTCAGGCTTTCGGGCACGGTCTTCGGCCACGGCGCGCGGCTGGGCTTCGAGGGCAGGGACGCTGGCGGCGCGCCGGCGGTGGCGGTGCGCGAGGAGGCGAGCAACCCCCTGCTGGAGCGCGTGCATTTCGACGGCCTGCACATTCAGGCGCCGCAGCAGCTCGTCTTCCGCGAGAGCCTGGGCAACCTCGAGCTGAGCGCCGACCTGGTGCTCACGGGCACGGCGGCCGAGCCGCTCCTAGCGGGCAGCGCCCGGCTGGTGCGCGGCGGGCTGCGCTTTTCGGGCCGCGACTTCACCGTGCAAGACGCCGAGGCCCTGTTCGCGCCCGCCCGGGGACGCTACCCGGTGATCCGCGCCCGCGCCGAGACGAGCTTCGACAAGTCGCGGGTCTTGAGCGCCGAAGCGCGAGAGCTGGTCAGCTTCGCCGCCCCGCGCGAGGGCCACGGCTTCAGGGTGCTCCTGGACCTCTACGGCGAGTTCGTCGAGGCCGCGCCGGGCGTCCAGCGCCTGCACCTCGAGCCCACCCTGTCGAGCGACGCCCTCATCGAGGACCGCCGCGGCGGCGGGGTGCGGCCGCTGCAAGACGAGGAGATCGTCACGCTCTTGACCCTGGGCCGCCTGGAACTGGGCGCCGACGTGCGCCAGGCGCTCCGCGGCGAGGCGGTGGCGCAGACCGCGCTCGACACCGCCATCGACCTCTACCTGCTCGCGGAGCTGCAGCAGGCCCTGGCCGAGGTGCTGGGCGTCGATGTCTTGGAGATCCGCGCGGGCGCCCTGAGCGGGCTCCTGGAGGCGGGCGAGAGCGACTTTTCGGTGTCGGTGCGCGTGGGCACCTACCTCGCGGACGAGGTCTTCGCCAGCTTCAGCCTGGGCCGCTTTCAGTACGCGCCGGAACTCTACGCTCTGGGCGGCGGCTTCAACCTGCGCTACGACTTGAGCCCGCTCGAGCTGAGCCTGTCGGGCGGCCTGGGCCTGCCCAGAGGCAGCTCAGCCGGCCGCGGGCTCGGCGCCCAGCTCGTCCCCGTGCCCGAGTTCAACCTGGGCCTCTCCTACGGGGTGAGCCCGCTCGTCAAGCTGGGCGCGGGCTTGGACCTCCGGGGCGGCGCAGGCAACGACCTCGCTAGCAGCGTCGGGGTGCGCTTCGGCCTGGACTTCCGCTGGTAGGCTGTAGCTGCTATACGTTATACTTTGTATATGGTGGCGGGTAAAAAGACCTTGGCGGGCGGGCGGCCTGTTAGGCTGACCCCGCACAGGGCGGCAGGGCTGGACCCGCAGGCGCGTCGCGCCCTGCCCACACCTCACCCTACACCTCGCCCCACGGGAGGACACCATGACTGGACACTGTCAGCCGCGACGCCGACCACAAGCAG
This portion of the Deinococcota bacterium genome encodes:
- a CDS encoding translocation/assembly module TamB, with the protein product HGLGSLSLSAALELSARGLSGSGRLEAERGRLSLSGEAGWKRLLPEGVAARFLPEGGENLQGLARLDAFNLAHLPAVAAALPELDAPVTGVAQFIGDAVIGQVLVPELSVAGRGLPSEFDFSGNWQEVELRGRLGHSRATLTYGRGRLAGLVNLEGFPLESLVEARFGPSGVTAGVTGLVRFDLPLDDLARSDVRLASERIRLARGGVVSEGELALRYDETGLVLETAEFRGAGLWQAGGRLGPDGLDFSLRAEDADFGPLLALLLPLAGQGPGLRGSLDLHLAGTADAPTLTARSPRLEVSLGGARYRLAETELEVTEGQVAGRSRLEGVQPGGGALELSVGGRLGLFPLAAGDFELSFAGSAALPVVGLIDGLQGRVLNAGGDWRLESEGRLGEPFTLSGSLVPLDLSLTGRHLALAAPRYYLLESELDADLRLRYGDGFRLSGTVFGHGARLGFEGRDAGGAPAVAVREEASNPLLERVHFDGLHIQAPQQLVFRESLGNLELSADLVLTGTAAEPLLAGSARLVRGGLRFSGRDFTVQDAEALFAPARGRYPVIRARAETSFDKSRVLSAEARELVSFAAPREGHGFRVLLDLYGEFVEAAPGVQRLHLEPTLSSDALIEDRRGGGVRPLQDEEIVTLLTLGRLELGADVRQALRGEAVAQTALDTAIDLYLLAELQQALAEVLGVDVLEIRAGALSGLLEAGESDFSVSVRVGTYLADEVFASFSLGRFQYAPELYALGGGFNLRYDLSPLELSLSGGLGLPRGSSAGRGLGAQLVPVPEFNLGLSYGVSPLVKLGAGLDLRGGAGNDLASSVGVRFGLDFRW